The following are encoded together in the Juglans microcarpa x Juglans regia isolate MS1-56 chromosome 2D, Jm3101_v1.0, whole genome shotgun sequence genome:
- the LOC121250840 gene encoding putative calcium-binding protein CML19, which yields MDKHTQYERVFNYFDDNGDGKISPSELQQCVEAIGTGELSLEEAEAVVELLDSDGDSMVGLEDFVRFVEGGEEEEKVNDLREAFKMYEMDGFGGITPKSLKRMLSRLGESKTIDECRMMIARFDLNGDGVINFDEFRSMML from the coding sequence ATGGACAAACACACACAATATGAGCGTGTGTTCAACTACTTTGATGACAACGGAGACGGGAAGATTTCACCCTCGGAGCTGCAGCAATGTGTGGAGGCAATAGGTACTGGGGAGCTTTCGCTTGAGGAGGCAGAGGCGGTGGTGGAGTTGCTCGACTCTGACGGCGACAGCATGGTGGGGTTGGAGGACTTCGTCAGGTTTGTTgaaggaggagaggaggaagagaaggtgAATGATTTGAGGGAGGCATTTAAGATGTATGAGATGGATGGCTTTGGGGGTATCACACCCAAGAGTCTTAAGAGGATGCTTAGCAGACTGGGTGAGTCCAAGACTATCGATGAGTGCAGGATGATGATTGCTCGATTTGATCTCAACGGTGACGGGGTCAttaattttgatgaatttaggTCCATGATGTTATGA
- the LOC121250838 gene encoding protein LYK2-like isoform X2, with protein MAMALINKLQSRTLVLFIWLFVSALGQNLLSCETTSPDASGYQCNGIASQDQCGTFAIMRTNSYYSSLYNLSFYLGISRFVLAEANGFSAETEHLPKDQPLLIPIDCKCKGGFSQAELTKTTIKGESFYGIAESLEGLTTCKGIREMNPGVSPWGGLGDKVKLLIPLRCACPSSEASSKTRLVLSYPVSQATSIPVISPRKKKSKMWKIGLYIGLSAAAVGVSIGIAAAFVLIQLKKKQNSCKGGDVELQQLSLSVRTTSDKKVSFEGSQDPLDDGRIRDVTPRKMLAETYTVEELRRATEDFSSSNHIEGSVYHGRLNGKNLAIKRTRPETTSKIELALFHCAIHSHPNILRLLGTCLAEGPDSFLVFEYARNGSLKDWLHGGLAMKNQFIASCYCFLTWSQRLRICLDVAMALHYMHHIMNPSYVHRNVKSRNIFLDDEFNAKIGNFGMARCIEEDTGDPKFNSAHPASWSLGYLAPEYVRQGVISPSIDIFAFGVVLLEVLSGRTPIIRPNEKGEGSIWLSEKIKSILKSEEADELREWMDSALGENYSFDAAVTLANLARACVQEDPSLRPSSGQIVEQLSRLVQQLPEGEHLFTCESSSKPLVKTSANGM; from the exons ATGGCCATGGCTCTAATCAATAAGCTCCAATCGAGAACTTTGGTCTTATTCATTTGGCTGTTTGTCTCTGCACTTGGACAGAACCTGCTAAGTTGTGAAACTACCTCTCCGGATGCTTCTGGTTACCAGTGCAATGGAATTGCATCGCAGGATCAGTGTGGGACATTTGCAATTATGCGCACCAATTCCTACTACTCGTCTCTTTACAACTTGAGCTTCTACTTGGGCATCAGCCGTTTTGTGCTTGCAGAAGCAAATGGCTTTTCTGCAGAGACAGAACACCTTCCGAAAGATCAACCTTTGTTGATTCCGATTGATTGTAAATGCAAAGGTGGTTTCTCGCAGGCTGAATTGACAAAAACTACCATAAAGGGGGAGAGTTTTTATGGCATTGCTGAATCGCTAGAGGGCTTGACAACATGCAAAGGCATCCGAGAGATGAATCCGGGAGTCTCACCATGGGGGGGTCTTGGTGATAAAGTTAAGTTACTGATCCCACTCAGATGTGCCTGTCCTTCATCTGAAGCCAGTTCAAAGACGAGGCTTGTGCTTTCTTATCCAGTAAGCCAAG CAACCAGCATCCCAGTAATTAGCCCTCGGAAGAAAAAGTCCAAAATGTGGAAGATTGGTTTATATATTGGACTTAGTGCGGCTGCAGTTGGAGTGAGCATTGGTATTGCAGCAGCCTTTGTGTTGATCCAactgaagaagaaacaaaattccTGCAAGGGAGGAGACGTGGAATTACAACAGCTCAGTCTCAGCGTAAGAACCACAAGTGACAAGAAAGTTTCATTTGAGGGATCTCAGGATCCTCTTGATGATGGTCGGATCAGAGATGTCACTCCCCGGAAGATGCTGGCTGAGACGTATACTGTTGAGGAGCTGAGAAGAGCAACCGAAGACTTCAGTTCAAGTAATCACATTGAGGGATCTGTCTACCATGGTCGTCTCAATGGGAAGAACCTGGCAATAAAGCGTACACGACCAGAAACAACCTCAAAAATTGAGCTTGCGCTTTTCCATTGTGCAATTCACAGTCACCCCAACATTCTCAGGCTACTGGGGACATGTTTGGCCGAGGGCCCAGATTCTTTTTTGGTCTTTGAGTATGCCAGAAATGGGTCCTTGAAAGACTGGCTTCATGGTGGGTTGGCCATGAAGAACCAATTCATTGCCTCTTGCTATTGTTTCTTGACATGGAGTCAGAGGCTAAGGATCTGTCTTGATGTAGCCATGGCCTTACACTACATGCACCACATAATGAACCCAAGCTATGTTCATAGAAATGTAAAGAGTCGGAACATCTTCTTAGATGACGAATTCAATGCAAAGATTGGGAACTTTGGCATGGCAAGATGCATTGAAGAGGATACCGGGGATCCAAAATTTAATTCCGCACACCCCGCCTCTTGGAGTCTGGGGTATTTGGCTCCCGAATATGTTCGCCAAGGCGTTATTTCTCCAAGCATTGATATCTTCGCTTTCGGGGTGGTTTTGCTGGAGGTCTTATCTGGTCGAACACCAATAATTAGGCCAAATGAGAAAGGAGAAGGAAGCATTTGGCTATCCGAGAAAATCAAGTCGATACTGAAGTCAGAAGAAGCGGATGAGCTAAGGGAATGGATGGACAGTGCATTGGGTGAGAATTATTCATTTGATGCAGCTGTCACGTTGGCCAATCTTGCAAGAGCTTGTGTACAGGAAGACCCTTCATTGAGACCTAGTTCTGGACAAATTGTTGAGCAATTATCAAGATTGGTGCAACAATTACCAGAAGGAGAGCATCTCTTCACGTGTGAAAGCTCTTCCAAGCCTTTAGTGAAGACATCGGCAAATGGTATGTGA
- the LOC121250838 gene encoding protein LYK2-like isoform X1: protein MAMALINKLQSRTLVLFIWLFVSALGQNLLSCETTSPDASGYQCNGIASQDQCGTFAIMRTNSYYSSLYNLSFYLGISRFVLAEANGFSAETEHLPKDQPLLIPIDCKCKGGFSQAELTKTTIKGESFYGIAESLEGLTTCKGIREMNPGVSPWGGLGDKVKLLIPLRCACPSSEASSKTRLVLSYPVSQGDTISNLAIKFNTTPEAIILANNKSSPTFRPGNLIPFTTLLLPVDREHIFGPIAKTCEPNLRFPATSIPVISPRKKKSKMWKIGLYIGLSAAAVGVSIGIAAAFVLIQLKKKQNSCKGGDVELQQLSLSVRTTSDKKVSFEGSQDPLDDGRIRDVTPRKMLAETYTVEELRRATEDFSSSNHIEGSVYHGRLNGKNLAIKRTRPETTSKIELALFHCAIHSHPNILRLLGTCLAEGPDSFLVFEYARNGSLKDWLHGGLAMKNQFIASCYCFLTWSQRLRICLDVAMALHYMHHIMNPSYVHRNVKSRNIFLDDEFNAKIGNFGMARCIEEDTGDPKFNSAHPASWSLGYLAPEYVRQGVISPSIDIFAFGVVLLEVLSGRTPIIRPNEKGEGSIWLSEKIKSILKSEEADELREWMDSALGENYSFDAAVTLANLARACVQEDPSLRPSSGQIVEQLSRLVQQLPEGEHLFTCESSSKPLVKTSANGM from the coding sequence ATGGCCATGGCTCTAATCAATAAGCTCCAATCGAGAACTTTGGTCTTATTCATTTGGCTGTTTGTCTCTGCACTTGGACAGAACCTGCTAAGTTGTGAAACTACCTCTCCGGATGCTTCTGGTTACCAGTGCAATGGAATTGCATCGCAGGATCAGTGTGGGACATTTGCAATTATGCGCACCAATTCCTACTACTCGTCTCTTTACAACTTGAGCTTCTACTTGGGCATCAGCCGTTTTGTGCTTGCAGAAGCAAATGGCTTTTCTGCAGAGACAGAACACCTTCCGAAAGATCAACCTTTGTTGATTCCGATTGATTGTAAATGCAAAGGTGGTTTCTCGCAGGCTGAATTGACAAAAACTACCATAAAGGGGGAGAGTTTTTATGGCATTGCTGAATCGCTAGAGGGCTTGACAACATGCAAAGGCATCCGAGAGATGAATCCGGGAGTCTCACCATGGGGGGGTCTTGGTGATAAAGTTAAGTTACTGATCCCACTCAGATGTGCCTGTCCTTCATCTGAAGCCAGTTCAAAGACGAGGCTTGTGCTTTCTTATCCAGTAAGCCAAGGTGATACAATTTCTAACTTGGCCATTAAGTTCAATACCACTCCAGAAGCTATAATActtgcaaacaacaaatcatcCCCAACTTTTAGACCTGGAAACCTAATACCTTTTACAACTCTTCTGCTTCCTGTTGATAGAGAGCATATTTTTGGTCCTATTGCAAAAACTTGTGAACCCAATTTACGTTTTCCAGCAACCAGCATCCCAGTAATTAGCCCTCGGAAGAAAAAGTCCAAAATGTGGAAGATTGGTTTATATATTGGACTTAGTGCGGCTGCAGTTGGAGTGAGCATTGGTATTGCAGCAGCCTTTGTGTTGATCCAactgaagaagaaacaaaattccTGCAAGGGAGGAGACGTGGAATTACAACAGCTCAGTCTCAGCGTAAGAACCACAAGTGACAAGAAAGTTTCATTTGAGGGATCTCAGGATCCTCTTGATGATGGTCGGATCAGAGATGTCACTCCCCGGAAGATGCTGGCTGAGACGTATACTGTTGAGGAGCTGAGAAGAGCAACCGAAGACTTCAGTTCAAGTAATCACATTGAGGGATCTGTCTACCATGGTCGTCTCAATGGGAAGAACCTGGCAATAAAGCGTACACGACCAGAAACAACCTCAAAAATTGAGCTTGCGCTTTTCCATTGTGCAATTCACAGTCACCCCAACATTCTCAGGCTACTGGGGACATGTTTGGCCGAGGGCCCAGATTCTTTTTTGGTCTTTGAGTATGCCAGAAATGGGTCCTTGAAAGACTGGCTTCATGGTGGGTTGGCCATGAAGAACCAATTCATTGCCTCTTGCTATTGTTTCTTGACATGGAGTCAGAGGCTAAGGATCTGTCTTGATGTAGCCATGGCCTTACACTACATGCACCACATAATGAACCCAAGCTATGTTCATAGAAATGTAAAGAGTCGGAACATCTTCTTAGATGACGAATTCAATGCAAAGATTGGGAACTTTGGCATGGCAAGATGCATTGAAGAGGATACCGGGGATCCAAAATTTAATTCCGCACACCCCGCCTCTTGGAGTCTGGGGTATTTGGCTCCCGAATATGTTCGCCAAGGCGTTATTTCTCCAAGCATTGATATCTTCGCTTTCGGGGTGGTTTTGCTGGAGGTCTTATCTGGTCGAACACCAATAATTAGGCCAAATGAGAAAGGAGAAGGAAGCATTTGGCTATCCGAGAAAATCAAGTCGATACTGAAGTCAGAAGAAGCGGATGAGCTAAGGGAATGGATGGACAGTGCATTGGGTGAGAATTATTCATTTGATGCAGCTGTCACGTTGGCCAATCTTGCAAGAGCTTGTGTACAGGAAGACCCTTCATTGAGACCTAGTTCTGGACAAATTGTTGAGCAATTATCAAGATTGGTGCAACAATTACCAGAAGGAGAGCATCTCTTCACGTGTGAAAGCTCTTCCAAGCCTTTAGTGAAGACATCGGCAAATGGTAT